A window of Mytilus edulis chromosome 10, xbMytEdul2.2, whole genome shotgun sequence contains these coding sequences:
- the LOC139491099 gene encoding endonuclease domain-containing 1 protein-like → MHYRYVFMFCVYLHVGVIETEVVNNFDSLSRCGRFFYKGKRPSIRNPAADIVYICQKYNDQDFYATLYDKTNRIPVYSAVQLIPPDQNSYDNRLDDKFFIEPKLAGRGGKNMIEVDNREHNFNNVHKAKFGKYQALDIDYKDSGYDRGHLNPQIFNTQNKNSRYATNTLTNIAPQYGPFNQVTWNIMENGLVNAVRDKCNFSGAKSYVVIGVQPSNDKFITRTIEKTVTTSKGKQKTKNEYENRVNVPDFYWTAICCDTSMATNHTNMGWSFGYKANNINEKSVLVSFYPVHEFLSNHYSQIFEQGCEFSRNNTIKIIKYIKNSIQQGPIFEANPTERFET, encoded by the coding sequence ATGCATTATAGATATGTGTTTATGTTTTGTGTGTATTTACATGTAGGAGTAATTGAAACCGAGGTGGTAAACAATTTTGATAGTTTGTCCAGATGTGGTCGATTCTTTTACAAAGGAAAAAGACCAAGTATAAGGAATCCTGCTGCAGATATTGTTTACATATGTCAAAAGTACAATGATCAGGATTTCTATGCTACTCTCTATGATAAAACTAATAGAATCCCAGTATACAGTGCAGTACAACTAATCCCGCCTGATCAAAACAGCTACGACAACCGTCTCGATGACAAGTTTTTTATCGAACCAAAACTTGCAGGTAGAGGCGGAAAAAATATGATTGAGGTTGATAACCGTGAACATAATTTTAACAATGTGCATAAAGCAAAATTTGGAAAATATCAAGCACTGGATATAGACTACAAAGACAGTGGTTACGACAGAGGGCATTTAAACCCCCAAATATTCAACACACAAAATAAGAACAGTAGATATGCAACCAACACGCTCACTAATATTGCTCCTCAATATGGACCATTCAACCAGGTAACATGGAACATTATGGAGAATGGTCTTGTGAACGCTGTAAGAGATAAATGTAATTTTTCTGGAGCAAAAAGCTATGTTGTCATAGGAGTACAACCTAGCAACGATAAATTCATTACGCGAACAATAGAAAAGACTGTAACAACATCCAAGGggaaacaaaaaactaaaaacgAATATGAAAACAGAGTAAATGTACCGGATTTTTATTGGACTGCGATTTGTTGTGATACATCCATGGCAACTAATCATACAAATATGGGATGGTCTTTTGGATATAAAGCGAATAACATTAATGAGAAATCAGTACTCGTTTCTTTTTATCCTGTTCACGAATTCCTATCGAATCATTACTCACAAATATTTGAACAGGGATGTGAATTCAGTAGAAACAATACTATAAAAATCATCAAGTACATTAAGAACAGTATTCAACAAGGTCCAATATTTGAAGCAAATCCTACAGAACGTTTCGAAACGTAA
- the LOC139491097 gene encoding uncharacterized protein isoform X3: MSISLQKTPEIIQHVQRLNQFSIKQNLASEHSQIQGIYTIEYDSTNEKEEIVVTETEHSNYSLTTDKCMCLKAGNGMLLIDGERESQNCFSDILTVFSPAGFQLGSVRRRGFDLYSQYDIFDGNMKELFHLKSDPSEIVILIS, from the exons ATGTCTATCAGTCTGCAGAAAACTCCAGAGATAATTCAGCATGTCCAAAGGTTGAATCAATTTAGCATCAAACAAAACT TAGCCTCAGAACATAGTCAAATTCAAG GAATTTACACAATAGAATACGATAGTACAAATGAAAAAGAGGAAATCGTTGTTACAGAAACTGAACACA GTAACTATTCACTGACAACAGATAAATGTATGTGTTTAAAAGCTGGTAATGGAATGCTTCTGATTGACGGGGAACGTGAAAGTCAAAATTGTTTTAGCGATATTCTGACAGTTTTTAGTCCGGCTGGGTTTCAGTTGGGGAGTGTGAGGAGAAG GGGGTTTGATTTGTACTCGCAATATGATATTTTTGACGGCAATATGAAAGAGTTATTTCACCTCAAATCTGACCCTTCCGAAATTGTAATACTG
- the LOC139491098 gene encoding uncharacterized protein: MADTVNPLRYPGDTASTDELVAYYFTSSYTAKEIAGFLLFVHNKFVSVKTVYRMMKRLRLRRYGAESPLINIVQKIIQLHKQGYSNIGYRAMWKILNSCCGINATQETVRIALKAIHYDGVVARSRRRLVRRRYCNLGPNFCIHIDGYDKLKPFGISVHGAIDGFSRKIIWLTASHTNKNPRNVALNFVEFLRQSKRVPRLVRSDAGTENVIIRSIQIALRAVHNDNMSGYRSFSEGRSTGNQRIEMLWSFLCPYFTTFWRNMFKDMIDNGELNNTNPVHLECVRFCFLPVIQQHLDIFKNMWNSHRIRSQRQVDQNYGVPDVMYNQPLLYDAVDYSYDIPCDESIFDDITRLYTKPMLPRGCSEEFCQFIQQITNVNLDDFNVVDTPQEAKTLFCMLTSVLP, encoded by the coding sequence ATGGCTGACACTGTAAATCCTTTGCGTTACCCAGGTGACACTGCTTCAACGGATGAGTTAGTTGCTTATTATTTTACTTCTTCATATACGGCTAAAGAAATAGCTGGATTTTTACTTTTCGTTCATAATAAATTTGTTAGTGTTAAGACAGTCTACAGAATGATGAAAAGACTTCGACTGAGAAGATATGGTGCAGAGAGTCCATTGATTAATATCGTTCAAAAGATAATTCAACTGCACAAACAAGGATACTCTAATATTGGATATAGAGCAATGTGGAAAATACTTAATTCTTGCTGTGGCATCAATGCTACTCAGGAAACGGTGAGAATTGCACTGAAAGCTATACATTATGATGGTGTAGTTGCAAGATCTCGACGTCGACTTGTGCGAAGAAGATATTGTAATCTAGGACCAAATTTTTGTATTCACATAGATGGATATGATAAACTCAAACCCTTTGGAATATCAGTGCATGGAGCAATCGATGGCTTTTCTCGAAAAATCATTTGGCTAACTGCAAGTCATACGAATAAAAACCCACGTAATGTTGCGCTTAATTTTGTAGAATTCCTTAGACAATCCAAGCGTGTTCCACGATTGGTTCGGTCAGATGCTGGTACGGAGAACGTTATTATAAGGTCGATACAAATAGCGTTACGTGCAGTTCACAATGATAACATGTCAGGGTACAGAAGTTTTTCTGAGGGGCGATCAACTGGGAATCAAAGGATTGAGATGCTGTGGAGTTTTCTGTGTCCTTACTTCACCACATTCTGGAGAAATATGTTTAAAGACATGATAGATAACGGAGAGCTCAATAACACAAATCCAGTTCATCTAGAGTGTGTACGTTTTTGTTTCCTGCCAGTTATACAACAACatttagatattttcaaaaatatgtggAATAGTCATAGAATTCGGTCACAACGTCAAGTTGATCAAAACTATGGCGTCCCGGATGTTATGTACAACCAGCCACTACTTTATGACGCTGTCGACTATTCCTATGACATACCATGTGACGAAAGTATCTTTGATGACATTACTAGGCTCTACACCAAACCAATGCTGCCCAGAGGCTGTTCAGAAGAGTTCTGTCAATTCATCCAGCAAATTACAAATGTGAATCTGGATGATTTCAACGTCGTGGACACACCACAGGAAGCAAAAACACTATTTTGTATGCTTACTTCTGTTCTCCCTTGA